From a region of the Myxococcaceae bacterium JPH2 genome:
- a CDS encoding glutathione-dependent formaldehyde dehydrogenase has protein sequence MKAVVFHGVGDIRLDDVPEPRLERPTDAIVRLSASAICGTDLHMVRGTLPGMKPGTILGHEGVGYIEALGDDVRNFDVGDRVVIPSTIACGNCVYCRAGYTSQCDVANPNGSGTAFFGGPESSGSFPGMQAEKVRVPFANVGLVRVPEGVSDEQAILISDIFPTGYMAAELAEVTPGDTVAVFGVGPVGLFAIASALLMDAGRVFAIDCHPDRLELARARGAEVINFDKEDPVVALRRLTGGIGVDRAIDAVGIDAVHPHHGPGGLKARADKAGFQQEQRTTVPHAKPAGANWVPGDGPSQALRWAVSALAKAGTLSIIGVYPETARSFPIGEAMNKNLTVNMGNCNHRPYIPRLLELVRSGAVDPTSVISHVEPMTGALEAYRNFDLRKQGWMKVELEPMLSQ, from the coding sequence ATGAAAGCGGTGGTCTTCCATGGTGTGGGTGACATCCGACTGGACGACGTGCCCGAGCCACGCCTCGAGCGGCCCACCGACGCCATCGTCCGGCTGAGCGCGAGCGCCATCTGCGGCACGGACCTGCACATGGTTCGCGGCACCCTGCCGGGGATGAAGCCCGGCACCATCCTCGGACACGAGGGGGTGGGCTACATCGAGGCGCTCGGCGACGACGTGCGCAACTTCGACGTGGGCGACCGCGTGGTCATCCCCTCCACCATCGCCTGCGGCAACTGCGTCTACTGCCGGGCCGGCTACACCTCGCAGTGTGACGTGGCCAACCCGAACGGCTCCGGCACGGCCTTCTTCGGCGGCCCCGAGTCCTCGGGCAGCTTCCCCGGCATGCAGGCCGAGAAGGTGCGCGTGCCCTTCGCGAACGTGGGGCTGGTGCGCGTCCCGGAGGGCGTCAGCGACGAGCAGGCCATCCTCATCTCCGACATCTTCCCCACGGGCTACATGGCCGCGGAGCTGGCCGAGGTGACGCCCGGCGACACCGTGGCGGTGTTCGGCGTGGGGCCCGTGGGGCTGTTCGCCATCGCCAGCGCGCTGCTGATGGACGCCGGCCGCGTGTTCGCCATCGACTGCCATCCGGACCGGCTGGAGCTGGCCCGAGCGCGGGGCGCCGAGGTCATCAACTTCGACAAGGAGGACCCCGTGGTGGCGCTGCGGCGGCTCACCGGGGGCATCGGCGTGGATCGCGCCATCGACGCGGTGGGCATCGACGCCGTGCATCCCCACCACGGCCCGGGTGGACTCAAGGCCCGCGCGGACAAGGCCGGCTTCCAGCAGGAGCAGCGGACCACCGTGCCGCACGCGAAGCCCGCGGGCGCCAACTGGGTGCCCGGGGACGGGCCCTCCCAGGCGCTGCGCTGGGCCGTCTCCGCCCTGGCCAAGGCGGGCACGCTGTCCATCATCGGCGTCTATCCGGAGACCGCGCGCAGCTTCCCCATCGGCGAGGCGATGAACAAGAACCTCACGGTCAACATGGGCAACTGCAACCACCGCCCCTACATCCCCCGGCTCCTGGAGCTGGTGCGCTCGGGCGCGGTGGACCCGACCTCCGTCATCAGCCACGTGGAGCCCATGACGGGCGCGCTCGAGGCCTACCGCAACTTCGACCTGCGCAAGCAGGGCTGGATGAAGGTGGAGCTGGAGCCCATGCTCTCGCAGTAG
- a CDS encoding SDR family oxidoreductase produces MKLVGTAALVTGASRGLGLALVGALARRGARVVGVARDGKALEAALHPLREEGLEVYGLACDVGDAEAVQPLLNIATSLVGSLDVLVHTAGTVGRTPLSPLLATASDYLASVLETSVMGPFRITHALAKAMVRRGHGLVMHVSSDAEAQPRWGAAGVSKVAMDQLGRIWAAELEGTGVRFLSVDPGAMDARVGPDGMAARLVTVVERQGEALPSGSRLEPALLKAA; encoded by the coding sequence ATGAAACTCGTAGGAACTGCGGCGCTGGTGACGGGCGCGAGCCGAGGGCTCGGGCTGGCCTTGGTGGGCGCCCTCGCGCGGCGCGGGGCTCGGGTGGTGGGCGTGGCCCGCGACGGGAAGGCGCTGGAGGCGGCGCTCCATCCCCTGCGCGAAGAGGGCCTGGAGGTGTACGGCCTGGCGTGCGACGTGGGAGACGCGGAGGCGGTCCAGCCCCTGCTGAACATCGCGACGTCGCTGGTGGGCTCGCTGGACGTGCTGGTGCACACCGCGGGCACGGTGGGGCGCACGCCGCTGTCGCCGCTGCTGGCCACGGCGAGCGACTACCTGGCCTCCGTGCTGGAGACGAGCGTGATGGGGCCGTTCCGCATCACCCATGCCCTCGCGAAGGCCATGGTGCGGCGAGGGCACGGGCTGGTGATGCACGTGTCCTCGGACGCGGAGGCGCAGCCGCGCTGGGGCGCAGCGGGCGTGTCCAAGGTGGCCATGGACCAGCTGGGCCGCATCTGGGCCGCGGAGCTGGAGGGCACCGGCGTGCGCTTCCTGTCCGTGGACCCTGGCGCGATGGACGCGCGGGTGGGCCCGGACGGCATGGCGGCGAGGCTCGTCACGGTGGTGGAGCGACAGGGCGAGGCTCTGCCCTCGGGCTCGCGCCTGGAGCCCGCCCTGCTGAAGGCCGCGTGA
- a CDS encoding helix-turn-helix transcriptional regulator codes for MSDTEEDLAGRLARNIRTLRERRGATQAQLAKLASVPRATWAHLESGAANPTLAVLHKAAAALQVSLEELLARPRANARHYPRESLPVRMRGAGMLRKLLPDPLPGMEFDRIELPPKVRLTGVPHTAGTREYLACESGEMILVASGERFVLAPGDVVVFRGDQKHSYENGGARTAVGYSVVLLAPPS; via the coding sequence ATGAGCGACACCGAAGAGGACCTGGCGGGCCGCCTGGCGCGCAACATCCGCACCCTGCGCGAGCGCCGAGGCGCCACCCAGGCCCAGCTGGCGAAGCTGGCGAGCGTACCTCGGGCCACCTGGGCCCACCTGGAGTCCGGCGCCGCCAACCCCACCCTGGCCGTGCTGCACAAGGCCGCGGCGGCCCTCCAGGTGTCGTTGGAGGAGCTGCTGGCCCGGCCCCGCGCGAACGCCCGCCACTACCCGCGCGAGAGCCTGCCGGTGCGCATGCGGGGCGCCGGCATGCTGCGCAAGCTCCTGCCGGATCCGCTCCCCGGCATGGAGTTCGACCGCATCGAGCTGCCCCCCAAGGTGCGCCTCACCGGCGTGCCGCACACGGCCGGGACGCGCGAGTACCTCGCCTGCGAATCCGGCGAGATGATCCTCGTGGCCAGCGGCGAGCGCTTCGTGCTCGCGCCGGGCGACGTCGTCGTGTTCCGGGGCGACCAGAAGCACTCCTATGAGAACGGCGGCGCGCGCACCGCGGTGGGCTACTCCGTCGTGCTGCTGGCCCCGCCGAGCTGA
- a CDS encoding alpha/beta fold hydrolase has product MQGPAGALYVDDGGQGGVPVVIVHASAGNTEHWAAQLAHVRRSRRAIALDLRGHGRSAVPSDGRYSVEALAEDVEAVVHRLGLTRYVLVGHSLGGAVCVAQAAAHPEAVAGLFLLDPASDGRDIPPEQAQGMMAALDSEAWVQVVEQFWSPMFADSRPEVRARILADLQRTPRAAVSGPLGALLTFDPVAALKRYRGPRLSVVTRFNDAPGSYHRLVADLPSRPIEGVGHWAQLDAPEAVNAALDAFLAQLGGASSTTE; this is encoded by the coding sequence ATGCAAGGGCCCGCGGGAGCGCTGTACGTCGACGATGGGGGACAGGGTGGCGTGCCGGTGGTGATCGTCCACGCGAGCGCAGGCAACACCGAGCACTGGGCGGCGCAGCTCGCGCACGTGCGTCGGAGCCGGCGGGCCATTGCGTTGGACCTGCGCGGGCATGGGCGCTCGGCGGTGCCCTCGGATGGGCGCTACTCGGTGGAGGCGCTGGCGGAGGATGTCGAGGCGGTGGTGCACAGGCTGGGCCTGACGCGCTACGTGCTGGTGGGCCACAGCCTGGGCGGGGCGGTGTGCGTGGCGCAGGCCGCCGCGCATCCGGAGGCGGTGGCGGGGCTGTTCCTCCTCGACCCGGCGTCGGACGGTCGGGACATTCCGCCCGAGCAGGCCCAGGGGATGATGGCCGCGCTGGACTCAGAGGCGTGGGTGCAGGTGGTGGAGCAGTTCTGGTCCCCGATGTTCGCGGACTCGCGTCCCGAGGTGCGGGCGCGCATCCTCGCGGACCTGCAACGCACCCCGCGCGCGGCGGTGAGTGGACCGCTGGGGGCGCTGCTCACCTTCGACCCGGTGGCGGCGCTGAAGCGCTACCGGGGCCCTCGGCTGAGCGTCGTCACGCGGTTCAATGACGCGCCGGGTTCGTATCACCGGCTGGTGGCGGACCTGCCGTCGCGGCCCATCGAGGGCGTGGGTCACTGGGCCCAGCTCGATGCGCCCGAGGCGGTGAACGCCGCGCTGGACGCGTTCCTCGCTCAGCTCGGCGGGGCCAGCAGCACGACGGAGTAG
- a CDS encoding WYL domain-containing protein — MVRTERVMGLLDFLRGREATTVAEIASALRVSPRTVHRDLATLRSMGHPIESDTGPGGGVRLEGARGVTAVHLSPEEVASLWLAANLSATATGLPWSRSTRSALHKLFASVPRERARHLRALCERVIVGRPASTRVLAEAGTPSEELLGVFERAFAAQVCLSFDYRDRHGQPSRRCVEPHGLLVEAPVWYVLALDVERDAARMFRMDRISRPRLVPERPFVPDFEGLRARAMAQREQPPPG; from the coding sequence ATGGTTCGGACCGAACGGGTGATGGGACTGTTGGATTTCCTGCGCGGGCGCGAGGCCACCACGGTCGCGGAGATTGCCTCCGCGCTGCGGGTGAGCCCGCGCACGGTGCACCGGGACCTCGCCACGCTGCGCTCGATGGGGCACCCCATCGAGAGCGACACTGGGCCCGGAGGAGGCGTGCGCCTGGAGGGAGCGCGCGGGGTGACGGCCGTGCACCTCTCGCCGGAAGAAGTGGCCTCGCTGTGGCTGGCGGCGAACCTGTCGGCCACGGCCACCGGGCTGCCCTGGAGCCGGAGCACGCGCTCGGCGCTCCACAAGCTGTTCGCCAGCGTGCCCCGTGAACGGGCCCGCCACCTGCGCGCCCTCTGCGAGCGCGTCATCGTGGGACGCCCTGCCTCCACGCGCGTGCTGGCGGAGGCGGGGACCCCCTCGGAGGAGCTGCTCGGCGTGTTCGAGCGGGCCTTCGCCGCGCAGGTGTGCCTGTCCTTCGACTACCGCGACCGCCATGGCCAGCCGAGCCGCCGCTGCGTGGAGCCGCACGGCCTGCTGGTGGAGGCCCCCGTCTGGTACGTGCTCGCGTTGGACGTCGAGCGCGACGCGGCCCGCATGTTCCGAATGGACCGCATCTCCCGGCCGAGGCTCGTCCCCGAGCGCCCCTTCGTGCCGGACTTCGAGGGCCTGCGCGCCCGAGCCATGGCGCAGCGCGAGCAACCGCCTCCTGGCTGA
- a CDS encoding fused MFS/spermidine synthase, giving the protein MPAEHAKSSRVIVTEDSEGCRSLRFSEGGARQSTVWPGEPLRLELPYTRMAMVGLAFVPEPESVLVVGLGGGAIPMFLRAVLPEVHIDVVDNDPEVVDAAKLYCGFEEDGQLRVHVADARAFMDAEGPEYGLIILDAFDAENIPRHLATREFLGATRERLARNGAVVGNLWESAANPHYAAMVRTYQVSFRGVSVFEVPPTTNRILVGLERSERFTKETLVARAERVERERELPFKLSTMVARRYRPLTQRQKGARVLTDEGLE; this is encoded by the coding sequence ATGCCGGCTGAGCACGCCAAGAGTTCGCGCGTCATCGTCACCGAAGACTCCGAAGGCTGTCGCTCGCTGCGGTTCAGCGAGGGCGGGGCCCGACAGAGCACGGTGTGGCCCGGCGAGCCCTTGCGGCTGGAGTTGCCATACACGCGCATGGCGATGGTGGGACTGGCCTTCGTGCCCGAGCCCGAGAGCGTGCTCGTGGTGGGCCTGGGCGGCGGCGCCATCCCCATGTTCCTGCGCGCGGTGCTGCCCGAGGTGCACATCGACGTGGTGGACAACGACCCCGAGGTCGTCGACGCGGCGAAGCTGTACTGCGGCTTTGAGGAGGACGGGCAGCTCCGGGTGCACGTGGCGGATGCCCGGGCCTTCATGGACGCCGAGGGGCCCGAATACGGGCTCATCATCCTGGACGCGTTCGACGCGGAGAACATCCCGCGCCACCTCGCCACGCGGGAGTTCCTCGGCGCCACGCGGGAGCGGCTGGCGCGCAACGGCGCGGTGGTGGGCAACCTGTGGGAGTCCGCCGCCAACCCGCACTACGCCGCCATGGTGCGCACCTACCAGGTGAGCTTCCGCGGCGTGTCCGTCTTCGAGGTGCCCCCCACGACGAACCGCATCCTCGTGGGGCTGGAGCGGTCGGAGCGCTTCACCAAGGAGACCCTGGTGGCGCGGGCCGAGCGCGTGGAGCGCGAGCGGGAGCTGCCCTTCAAGTTGAGCACCATGGTGGCCCGTCGCTACCGCCCCCTCACGCAGCGCCAGAAGGGCGCGCGGGTGCTGACGGACGAGGGGCTGGAGTAG
- a CDS encoding 2OG-Fe(II) oxygenase: protein MELTDAEVEALGARGYFLRTSLLGEVEARAVRDEARARVAAGTLHPAGIRRGADRTVDSHVRGDHVDWVLPQSDSALGALWERFQALGEALSSGAYLGLGRFDLQLACYPGGGARYARHLDAFPGQSNRRVTAIWYANSDWEPAHGGQLRLYPEGEAPVEVSPRLDTLVVFLSERLEHEVLPTHASRLALTAWYYGRDAG from the coding sequence TTGGAGCTGACGGACGCGGAGGTCGAGGCGCTGGGTGCGCGCGGCTACTTCCTGCGGACATCGCTCCTCGGAGAGGTCGAGGCGCGCGCGGTCCGAGATGAGGCACGCGCGCGGGTGGCCGCGGGGACGTTGCACCCCGCGGGCATCCGGCGCGGCGCGGACCGCACGGTGGATTCACACGTGCGGGGAGACCATGTGGATTGGGTGTTGCCCCAATCGGACTCGGCGCTCGGTGCGTTGTGGGAGCGATTCCAGGCGCTGGGCGAGGCGCTGTCCTCGGGCGCCTATCTGGGGCTGGGCCGCTTCGACCTCCAGCTCGCGTGCTACCCGGGAGGCGGCGCGCGCTATGCCCGGCACCTGGACGCCTTTCCGGGCCAGTCCAACCGGCGGGTCACGGCCATCTGGTACGCGAACTCGGACTGGGAGCCCGCGCATGGGGGCCAGCTCCGGCTGTATCCGGAGGGCGAGGCCCCCGTGGAGGTGTCGCCCCGGCTCGACACGTTGGTGGTGTTCCTGAGCGAGCGGTTGGAGCACGAGGTGCTGCCCACCCACGCCTCCCGGCTGGCGCTCACCGCGTGGTACTACGGGCGCGATGCCGGCTGA
- a CDS encoding DUF4230 domain-containing protein yields MARLSRVLSVLAAAVLGAAGTWLLLRPPSVSLPDTPSVAQQMREVARLETLDVSLYKKVVFAPQPEAQDALWKDVIAWAKYTLQDPHGRAIVFADAHLGFDFQRFGPESLRVTGTRVDVVLPPLEVQVSLRPGETEIIDSNLDSAQTAELLEKARLAFEREVREDARLRERARQSAERALRALLLTLGYREVRFVDRLPMGTAG; encoded by the coding sequence ATGGCGCGCCTCTCGCGAGTCCTCAGCGTCCTCGCCGCCGCGGTGCTCGGCGCGGCGGGCACATGGCTGCTCCTCCGTCCGCCCTCGGTCTCGCTGCCCGACACCCCCTCGGTGGCGCAGCAGATGCGCGAGGTCGCTCGCCTGGAGACGCTGGACGTCTCGCTCTACAAGAAGGTCGTCTTCGCCCCCCAGCCCGAGGCCCAGGACGCGCTCTGGAAGGACGTCATCGCCTGGGCGAAGTACACGCTGCAAGACCCGCACGGCCGCGCCATCGTCTTCGCGGACGCGCACCTGGGCTTCGACTTCCAGCGCTTCGGCCCCGAGAGCCTCCGCGTCACGGGCACCCGCGTGGACGTCGTCCTGCCGCCCCTGGAGGTCCAGGTGTCGCTGCGGCCCGGCGAGACGGAGATCATCGACTCCAACCTGGACAGCGCCCAGACGGCCGAGCTGCTGGAGAAGGCCCGCCTCGCCTTCGAGCGCGAGGTGCGCGAGGACGCGCGCCTGCGCGAGCGTGCCCGCCAGTCGGCCGAGCGCGCGCTGCGGGCGCTCCTCCTCACGCTGGGCTACCGCGAGGTGCGCTTCGTCGACCGCCTGCCCATGGGCACCGCCGGCTGA
- a CDS encoding tetratricopeptide repeat protein, with translation MTSSGGRARRSLRTRTRGWAEPRPPTRVRAVTSPLELEQLRRKVESGAVLADAELSALRDAARRGSGPTPRLVVAHALVNAGAEREALPLLEALRRDFPRDIPVRLGLARALLGLERHGDAEVELRDAMALGPDDPEVLKVLAVLALRRGEAERARAYVADALARDPFDAETRLLKEELEAVELPPPPTPQEQVLRPEFTAALAAALGRAGVAFRRQGKDLLLKLVTGGVGRVDLGSLYGAYREAPGTRGLTAYVDALAARLGGLSSELGAADARLEARLRPVLRPADFPAGAVGALRRPGPAGMDVFYVLEDSDFVRYLPASALEGAGLTADAVDAVAWRNLEARPAPVHPVVIDQGEVRQAEAFTGLWAVAEGDGHDGARLLTRAQWRRVVSQAGEGPLQVSLGRRELALLCRESDEASREALIRLGHAPDGIPGLFRLTADGLSRA, from the coding sequence ATGACTTCCTCGGGAGGCAGGGCGCGCCGCAGCCTTCGGACGCGGACCCGGGGCTGGGCGGAGCCGAGGCCCCCCACTAGAGTTCGCGCCGTGACATCCCCCCTGGAACTGGAGCAACTGCGTCGCAAGGTCGAGTCCGGCGCCGTGCTGGCCGACGCGGAGCTGTCCGCGCTGCGCGACGCGGCTCGCAGGGGCAGCGGCCCCACGCCTCGGCTCGTGGTGGCCCATGCGCTCGTCAACGCGGGCGCCGAGCGCGAGGCCTTGCCCTTGCTGGAGGCCCTGCGCCGCGACTTCCCACGCGACATCCCGGTGCGGCTGGGACTGGCGCGCGCGCTGCTCGGCCTGGAGCGGCACGGCGACGCGGAGGTGGAGCTGCGCGACGCGATGGCGCTCGGGCCCGACGACCCGGAGGTGCTCAAGGTGCTCGCGGTGCTCGCGCTGCGTCGGGGCGAGGCCGAGCGCGCCCGGGCCTATGTGGCGGATGCGCTCGCGAGAGATCCGTTCGACGCGGAGACGCGGCTGCTGAAAGAGGAGCTGGAGGCCGTGGAGCTGCCGCCTCCTCCCACGCCGCAGGAGCAGGTGCTGCGTCCGGAGTTCACCGCCGCGCTGGCCGCGGCGCTGGGCCGCGCGGGCGTGGCCTTCCGGCGCCAGGGCAAGGACCTCCTGCTCAAGCTCGTGACGGGGGGCGTGGGGCGGGTGGACCTGGGCTCGCTCTACGGCGCGTATCGCGAGGCGCCTGGGACGCGAGGGCTCACGGCCTACGTGGACGCGCTCGCGGCGCGGCTGGGCGGGCTGTCCTCGGAGCTGGGTGCGGCGGATGCGCGGCTGGAGGCGCGCCTGCGCCCGGTGCTGCGTCCGGCGGACTTCCCGGCGGGAGCGGTGGGCGCGCTGCGCCGGCCGGGGCCCGCGGGGATGGACGTGTTCTACGTGTTGGAGGACTCGGACTTCGTGCGCTACCTGCCGGCGTCCGCGCTGGAGGGCGCGGGGCTGACGGCGGACGCGGTGGACGCCGTGGCCTGGCGCAACCTGGAAGCGCGACCCGCGCCAGTGCACCCGGTGGTCATCGACCAGGGCGAGGTGCGCCAGGCCGAGGCCTTCACCGGACTCTGGGCGGTGGCCGAGGGCGATGGGCACGACGGCGCGCGACTGCTGACCCGCGCGCAGTGGCGCCGCGTGGTGTCCCAGGCCGGAGAGGGCCCGCTCCAGGTGAGCCTCGGACGGCGCGAGCTGGCGCTGCTGTGCCGCGAGTCGGACGAGGCCTCGCGCGAGGCGCTCATCCGCCTGGGGCACGCGCCAGACGGCATCCCGGGCTTGTTCCGGCTCACCGCGGACGGACTGTCGCGCGCGTGA
- a CDS encoding response regulator produces MGERAGARVACPSRHAHVAALSVPTTANAIVALRELLDTERERITRLWAKRLRAETYEVDIPGKDLRAPLRRLLDELARLLKDRGEDAIRLWPEVVRSHGAYRYEQNFEPDDLTREFKSLAEIIFYVYARRHGRLDPHVAELVSELVWEADASAQASYARVLKTEEVRFREAAVMESVLNHVDVGILLAEVDGTVSFVTPPVSRLMGVPMRAVVGARPVSSMAPVLSQVNARHTSDEPFHAQDMPYLRALREHGPVRGVMMRVERPDGEEAALELSATPVWEEDGELAGVIQTFTDRTESVNKTKALESAHDELRRLQGQLLRRTRQQALGQLASGAAHALNNFLNVLRLRITLLQREYKPEHLEALDKTVRQIGELVARLQEFNVQRTEERLSDVPVDQTVREALELSRGELEQREHPVHVELDLGGPGEVRADAGFFRELIVNLLLSARDRMESGGTLHVSTKREGDAWLSLRIEDQGPPYAVEELSRLFDPLRRDPGAPQLSLYLAVARAQVQRWGGELSAENSERGPGAAFVVRLPRVTEARAPTAEPTDEEALPEPNRRFQQTRSVLVVDDDLDNARMMAEVLTEEGYDVQVAHSPEVALQLWDRRRFDAALLDAVMPEMSGWELAKALRERSPQALLAIVTGMDVRGQNRASLALVDAVFRKPIDVGALDDFLGRQGAPQPSDADPGLGGAEAPH; encoded by the coding sequence ATGGGCGAGCGGGCGGGCGCACGGGTGGCCTGCCCGAGCCGGCATGCACACGTTGCTGCCTTGAGCGTGCCCACCACCGCCAACGCCATCGTCGCCCTTCGCGAGCTGCTCGACACCGAGCGCGAGCGCATCACTCGCCTGTGGGCCAAGCGACTGCGCGCGGAGACGTACGAGGTGGACATCCCCGGCAAGGACCTGCGCGCGCCCCTGCGCCGGCTCCTGGACGAACTCGCCCGGCTGCTCAAGGACCGGGGCGAAGACGCCATTCGGCTGTGGCCGGAGGTGGTGCGCTCGCACGGGGCCTACCGGTACGAACAGAACTTCGAGCCGGACGACCTCACGCGCGAGTTCAAGTCGCTCGCGGAGATCATCTTCTACGTCTACGCGCGGCGCCATGGACGGTTGGATCCGCACGTGGCGGAGCTGGTGTCCGAGCTGGTGTGGGAGGCGGACGCGTCCGCGCAGGCGTCCTACGCGCGCGTGCTGAAGACGGAGGAGGTGCGGTTTCGCGAGGCGGCGGTGATGGAGTCGGTGCTCAACCACGTGGACGTGGGCATCCTCCTGGCCGAGGTGGACGGCACCGTGTCCTTCGTCACGCCGCCGGTGAGCCGGCTGATGGGCGTGCCCATGCGCGCGGTGGTGGGCGCGCGTCCCGTCAGCTCGATGGCGCCCGTGCTGTCGCAGGTCAACGCGCGCCACACCTCCGATGAGCCCTTCCACGCGCAGGACATGCCGTACCTGCGCGCCCTGCGAGAGCACGGCCCGGTGCGCGGGGTGATGATGCGGGTGGAGCGGCCTGACGGCGAGGAGGCCGCCCTGGAGCTGTCCGCCACGCCCGTCTGGGAAGAGGACGGCGAGCTGGCCGGCGTCATCCAGACCTTCACGGACCGCACCGAGTCCGTCAACAAGACCAAGGCCCTGGAGAGCGCGCACGACGAGCTGCGACGACTCCAAGGACAGTTGTTGCGGCGCACGCGTCAGCAGGCCCTGGGGCAGTTGGCCAGCGGCGCGGCGCACGCGCTCAACAACTTCCTCAACGTGCTGCGGCTGCGCATCACGCTCCTGCAGCGCGAGTACAAGCCCGAGCACTTGGAGGCGCTCGACAAGACGGTGCGGCAGATTGGCGAGCTGGTGGCGCGGCTCCAGGAGTTCAACGTCCAGCGCACGGAGGAACGACTGTCCGACGTGCCGGTGGACCAGACGGTGCGCGAGGCGCTGGAGCTGTCGCGCGGCGAGCTGGAGCAGCGCGAGCACCCCGTCCACGTCGAGCTGGACCTGGGCGGCCCTGGCGAGGTGCGCGCCGACGCGGGGTTCTTCCGCGAACTCATCGTGAACCTGCTGTTGTCCGCGCGCGACCGCATGGAGTCCGGGGGCACGCTGCATGTCTCCACGAAGCGCGAGGGCGACGCGTGGCTGTCCCTGCGCATCGAGGACCAGGGACCGCCCTACGCGGTGGAGGAGCTGTCTCGGCTGTTTGATCCGCTGCGCCGCGACCCGGGCGCGCCCCAGCTCTCGCTCTACCTGGCGGTGGCGCGCGCGCAGGTGCAGCGGTGGGGGGGAGAGCTGTCCGCGGAGAACTCGGAGCGAGGACCGGGAGCGGCCTTCGTGGTGCGGCTGCCGCGCGTGACGGAGGCGCGGGCTCCCACCGCCGAGCCCACCGACGAAGAGGCTCTGCCGGAGCCGAACCGGCGCTTCCAGCAGACGCGCAGCGTGCTCGTGGTGGATGACGACCTGGACAACGCGCGGATGATGGCCGAGGTGCTGACCGAGGAAGGCTACGACGTGCAGGTGGCCCACAGCCCCGAGGTGGCGCTCCAGCTGTGGGACCGGCGCCGCTTTGACGCCGCGCTGTTGGACGCGGTGATGCCGGAGATGTCCGGCTGGGAGCTGGCGAAGGCGCTTCGCGAGCGCTCACCGCAGGCGCTCCTGGCCATCGTCACCGGCATGGACGTGCGCGGGCAGAACCGCGCCAGCCTCGCGCTGGTGGACGCGGTGTTCCGCAAGCCCATCGACGTGGGCGCCTTGGATGACTTCCTCGGGAGGCAGGGCGCGCCGCAGCCTTCGGACGCGGACCCGGGGCTGGGCGGAGCCGAGGCCCCCCACTAG
- a CDS encoding DUF2270 domain-containing protein, with product MPMNDRRQDDLEQPPLSEQSMAQLFRGELSRSDTWRTRLDTTTNWALTTTAAVISFGFASPDSSHVTFLVGIWMVVSFLLIEARRYRYYDLWNRRVRLLEDGWWAPMLRREPVDPDALRELAVEMSRPQIQLSLSSAIATRLNRAYGPILMVLLVTWFFKVYSHPRPPDSFGEFLDRARVAWIPGVVVMGILIVITLGAAYLFLASLFIRAPMGELRTRPRGRRAALWESFYRPYAIHHRRRTRRAPATPPGPPAPRPPSPPLFEP from the coding sequence ATGCCAATGAACGACCGCAGACAGGACGACCTGGAGCAGCCCCCCTTGTCGGAGCAGTCCATGGCCCAGCTCTTCCGCGGGGAGCTGAGCCGCTCGGACACCTGGCGCACCCGCCTGGACACGACGACGAACTGGGCGCTCACCACCACCGCGGCGGTCATCTCGTTCGGCTTCGCGTCCCCGGACAGCTCCCACGTCACCTTCCTCGTGGGCATCTGGATGGTGGTGTCCTTCCTCCTCATCGAGGCGCGGCGCTACCGCTACTACGACCTGTGGAACCGCCGCGTGCGCCTCTTGGAGGACGGCTGGTGGGCGCCCATGCTGCGGCGCGAGCCGGTGGATCCAGACGCACTGCGCGAGCTGGCGGTGGAGATGTCCCGGCCGCAAATCCAGCTCTCGCTCTCGTCCGCCATCGCCACGCGGCTCAACCGCGCCTACGGGCCCATCCTGATGGTCCTGCTCGTCACCTGGTTCTTCAAGGTGTACAGCCACCCGAGGCCACCCGACTCGTTCGGGGAGTTCCTCGACCGCGCCCGCGTGGCCTGGATACCGGGGGTGGTGGTGATGGGCATCCTCATCGTCATCACCCTGGGGGCGGCGTACTTGTTCCTCGCCTCGCTGTTCATCCGGGCGCCCATGGGCGAGCTGCGCACGCGCCCTCGGGGCCGCCGCGCCGCCCTGTGGGAGTCCTTCTACCGGCCCTACGCCATCCACCACCGCCGCCGGACGCGGCGTGCTCCCGCGACGCCCCCCGGCCCGCCCGCGCCCCGCCCGCCGTCTCCCCCGCTGTTCGAGCCGTAG